A part of Pseudoliparis swirei isolate HS2019 ecotype Mariana Trench chromosome 8, NWPU_hadal_v1, whole genome shotgun sequence genomic DNA contains:
- the LOC130198393 gene encoding calcium and integrin-binding family member 3-like has product MVIYVGKDQNFWEELKYCKKRIAEVFSEDGEGNMTLDNFLDMFSVLSEMAPRDLKAYYAFKIYDFNNDDFICKADLEKTLNKLTRNELTEDEVRMVCEKVINETDLDNDGRLSLEDFQHMIVRAPDFLSTFHIRI; this is encoded by the exons ATGGTAATCTATGTAGGAAAAG ACCAAAACTTTTGGGAAGAGTTAAAATACTGTAAAAAGAGGATCGCTGAGGTTTTCTCTGAGGACGGAGAAGGAAACATGACACTGGACAACTTCTTGGACATGTTTTCGGTTCTGAGCGAGATGGCGCCGCGCGACCTCAAGGCCTACTACGCTTTCAAAATTTATG ATTTCAACAATGACGACTTTATCTGCAAGGCGGACCTGGAGAAGACTCTAAACAAGCTGACCCGCAACGAGCTGACCGAGGACGAGGTGAGGATGGTGTGTGAGAAGGTGATCAACGAGACCGACCTGGACAACGATGGACGTCTGTCACTGGAGGACTTCCAGCACATGATTGTTCGAGCTCCAGACTTCCTCAG CACCTTCCACATAAGGATATAA
- the LOC130198508 gene encoding tropomyosin alpha-4 chain-like isoform X2 gives MEVVRKKIRSLQLQVDEAEDRALGVQRELDTERELREKAEGDVASLNRRIQLVEEELDRAQERLATALQKLEEAEKAADESERGMKVTENRAMKDEEKMEIQEMQLKEAKHIAEEADRKYEEVARKLVILESELERAEERAEIAELKCADLEEELKNVTNNLKSLEAQSDKYSEKEDKYEEEIKVLSDRLKEAETRAEFAERSVAKLEKTVDDLEENLSKEKEQNVGMHRVLDQTLQELNSL, from the exons ATGGAGGTGGTGAGGAAGAAAATCCGAAGCCTCCAGCTACAAGTGGATGAGGCAGAAGACCGTGCACTGGGAGTACAAAGGGAGTTGGACACTGAACGGGAACTGCGCGAAAAA GCGGAAGGCGATGTGGCATCTTTGAACCGCAGGAtccagctggtggaggaggagttggaCCGCGCTCAGGAGCGACTGGCCACAGCCCTACAGAAACTGGAGGAGGCTGAGAAGGCTGCAGATGAGAGCGAACG AGGCATGAAGGTGACTGAGAACAGAGCGATGAAAGacgaggagaagatggagatcCAGGAGATGCAACTCAAAGAAGCGAAACACATCGCTGAGGAGGCGGATCGCAAATACGAGGAG GTTGCCCGTAAACTGGTCATCCTCGAGAGTGAgctggagagagcggaggagagggCAGAAATTGCAGAACT CAAGTGTGCCGACCTGGAAGAAGAGCTGAAGAACGTCACCAACAACCTCAAGTCCCTCGAGGCTCAGTCTGATAAG TACTCTGAGAAAGAAGACAAATATGAGGAGGAGATTAAAGTCCTGAGTGACAGACTTAAGGAG GCGGAAACCCGCGCAGAGTTTGCAGAGCGGTCAGTGGCTAAGCTGGAAAAGACCGTAGATGACTTAGAAG AGAACCTATCGAAAGAAAAAGAGCAAAACGTAGGAATGCATCGAGTCCTGGACCAAACACTGCAAGAGCTGAATAGCTTGTAA
- the ap1m1 gene encoding AP-1 complex subunit mu-1 isoform X1 translates to MSASAVYVLDLKGKVLVCRNYRGDVDMSEIEHFMTLLMDKEEEGTLSPILAHGGVRFMWIKHNNLYLVATSKKNASVSLVFSFLYKIVQVFSEYFKELEEESIRDNFVIIYELMDELMDFGYPQTTDSKILQEYITQEGHKLDTGTPRPPATVTNAVSWRSEGIKYRKNEVFLDVIESVNLLVSANGNVLRSEIVGSIKMRVFLSGMPELRLGLNDKVLFENTGRGKSKSVELEDVKFHQCVRLSRFENDRTISFIPPDGEFELMSYRLNTHVKPLIWIESVIEKHSHSRIEYMIKAKSQFKRRSTANNVEIHIPVPTDADSPKFKTTVGSVKWVPENSEIVWAIKSFPGGKEYLMRAHFGLPSVEAEDKEGKPPISVKFEIPYFTTSGIQVRYLKIIEKSGYQALPWVRYITQNGDYQLRTQ, encoded by the exons ATGTCGGCGAGTGCGGTGTACGTCTTGGATTTAAAAGGAAAG GTCCTCGTGTGCCGAAATTACCGAGGAGATGTGGACATGTCAGAGATTGAGCACTTCATGACCCTTCTGAtggacaaagaggaggaggggaccctCTCTCCTATCCTGGCCCATGGGGGAGTTCGTTTCATGTGGATCAAACACAATAACCTCTACT TGGTTGCAACATCCAAGAAAAATGCTAGCGTCTCGCtggtcttctccttcttgtatAAAATTGTCCAG GTTTTTTCAGAGTATTTCAAAGAATTGGAGGAAGAAAGCATCAGAGATAACTTTGTGATCATATACGAGCTGATGGATGAGCTGATGGATTTTGGCTATCCCCAGACTACCGACAGCAAAATTCTGCAGGA ATATATAACCCAGGAGGGGCACAAGCTAGACACTGGCACCCCGCGACCCCCCGCCACAGTCACCAATGCTGTTTcctggaggtcagagggcatCAAGTACAGGAAGAATGAGGTCTTCCTGGACGTCATTGAGTCAGTCAACCTCCTG GTTAGTGCCAACGGTAATGTTCTACGTAGTGAGATCGTTGGCTCCATTAAGATGCGTGTCTTCCTGTCTGGAATGCCCGAGTTACGGCTCGGCCTGAATGACAAGGTCCTGTTTGAAAACACTGGAA GAGGAAAGAGTAAATCTGTAGAGTTGGAAGATGTGAAGTTTCACCAGTGTGTCCGTCTGTCTCGCTTTGAGAACGACCGCACCATCTCCTTCATTCCTCCCGATGGAGAGTTTGAGCTCATGTCCTACCGTCTCAACACCCAC GTGAAGCCTTTGATCTGGATAGAATCTGTCATCGAGAAGCACTCCCACAGTCGGATCGAGTACATGATCAAG GCGAAGAGCCAGTTCAAAAGGCGCTCCACAGCCAACAACGTGGAGATCCACATTCCTGTGCCAACGGATGCTGACTCACCCAAATTCAAGACCACGGTGGGCAGCGTGAAGTGGGTGCCCGAGAACAGCGAGATCGTCTGGGCAATCAAGTCCTTCCCC GGGGGAAAGGAGTATTTGATGCGCGCCCACTTTGGTCTGCCGAGTGTGGAGGCTGAAGACAAGGAGGGGAAGCCACCAATTAGTGTCAAGTTTGAGATCCCATACTTCACCACCTCAggcatccag
- the LOC130198508 gene encoding tropomyosin alpha-4 chain-like isoform X4 — translation MEVVRKKIRSLQLQVDEAEDRALGVQRELDTERELREKAEGDVASLNRRIQLVEEELDRAQERLATALQKLEEAEKAADESERGMKVTENRAMKDEEKMEIQEMQLKEAKHIAEEADRKYEEVARKLVILESELERAEERAEIAELKCADLEEELKNVTNNLKSLEAQSDKYSEKEDKYEEEIKVLSDRLKEAETRAEFAERSVAKLEKTVDDLEDELYTQKLKFKGISEELDLALNDMNTL, via the exons ATGGAGGTGGTGAGGAAGAAAATCCGAAGCCTCCAGCTACAAGTGGATGAGGCAGAAGACCGTGCACTGGGAGTACAAAGGGAGTTGGACACTGAACGGGAACTGCGCGAAAAA GCGGAAGGCGATGTGGCATCTTTGAACCGCAGGAtccagctggtggaggaggagttggaCCGCGCTCAGGAGCGACTGGCCACAGCCCTACAGAAACTGGAGGAGGCTGAGAAGGCTGCAGATGAGAGCGAACG AGGCATGAAGGTGACTGAGAACAGAGCGATGAAAGacgaggagaagatggagatcCAGGAGATGCAACTCAAAGAAGCGAAACACATCGCTGAGGAGGCGGATCGCAAATACGAGGAG GTTGCCCGTAAACTGGTCATCCTCGAGAGTGAgctggagagagcggaggagagggCAGAAATTGCAGAACT CAAGTGTGCCGACCTGGAAGAAGAGCTGAAGAACGTCACCAACAACCTCAAGTCCCTCGAGGCTCAGTCTGATAAG TACTCTGAGAAAGAAGACAAATATGAGGAGGAGATTAAAGTCCTGAGTGACAGACTTAAGGAG GCGGAAACCCGCGCAGAGTTTGCAGAGCGGTCAGTGGCTAAGCTGGAAAAGACCGTAGATGACTTAGAAG ACGAACTGTACACTCAGAAGCTGAAATTCAAGGGTATCAGCGAGGAGCTGGATCTGGCCCTCAATGATATGAACACCTTGTAA
- the LOC130198508 gene encoding tropomyosin alpha-1 chain-like isoform X1, protein MEAIKKKMQMLKLDKENAIDRAEQAESDKKVAEDKCKQLEDELLALQKKLKGTEDELDKYSEALKDAQEKLELSEKKAADAEGDVASLNRRIQLVEEELDRAQERLATALQKLEEAEKAADESERGMKVTENRAMKDEEKMEIQEMQLKEAKHIAEEADRKYEEVARKLVILESELERAEERAEIAELKCADLEEELKNVTNNLKSLEAQSDKYSEKEDKYEEEIKVLSDRLKEAETRAEFAERSVAKLEKTVDDLEENLSKEKEQNVGMHRVLDQTLQELNSL, encoded by the exons ATGGAGGCCATCAAGAAGAAGATGCAGATGCTGAAGTTAGACAAGGAGAACGCCATCGACAGGGCAGAACAGGCCGAATCCGACAAGAAGGTGGCGGAGGACAAATGCAAGCAG CTGGAGGATGAGCTGCTCGCTCTGCAGAAGAAGCTAAAGGGAACAGAGGATGAGCTTGACAAGTACTCGGAGGCCCTGAAGGACGCTCAGGAGAAACTGGAACTTTCGGAGAAGAAGGCCGCAGAT GCGGAAGGCGATGTGGCATCTTTGAACCGCAGGAtccagctggtggaggaggagttggaCCGCGCTCAGGAGCGACTGGCCACAGCCCTACAGAAACTGGAGGAGGCTGAGAAGGCTGCAGATGAGAGCGAACG AGGCATGAAGGTGACTGAGAACAGAGCGATGAAAGacgaggagaagatggagatcCAGGAGATGCAACTCAAAGAAGCGAAACACATCGCTGAGGAGGCGGATCGCAAATACGAGGAG GTTGCCCGTAAACTGGTCATCCTCGAGAGTGAgctggagagagcggaggagagggCAGAAATTGCAGAACT CAAGTGTGCCGACCTGGAAGAAGAGCTGAAGAACGTCACCAACAACCTCAAGTCCCTCGAGGCTCAGTCTGATAAG TACTCTGAGAAAGAAGACAAATATGAGGAGGAGATTAAAGTCCTGAGTGACAGACTTAAGGAG GCGGAAACCCGCGCAGAGTTTGCAGAGCGGTCAGTGGCTAAGCTGGAAAAGACCGTAGATGACTTAGAAG AGAACCTATCGAAAGAAAAAGAGCAAAACGTAGGAATGCATCGAGTCCTGGACCAAACACTGCAAGAGCTGAATAGCTTGTAA
- the LOC130198508 gene encoding tropomyosin alpha-1 chain-like isoform X3: MEAIKKKMQMLKLDKENAIDRAEQAESDKKVAEDKCKQLEDELLALQKKLKGTEDELDKYSEALKDAQEKLELSEKKAADAEGDVASLNRRIQLVEEELDRAQERLATALQKLEEAEKAADESERGMKVTENRAMKDEEKMEIQEMQLKEAKHIAEEADRKYEEVARKLVILESELERAEERAEIAELKCADLEEELKNVTNNLKSLEAQSDKYSEKEDKYEEEIKVLSDRLKEAETRAEFAERSVAKLEKTVDDLEDELYTQKLKFKGISEELDLALNDMNTL; this comes from the exons ATGGAGGCCATCAAGAAGAAGATGCAGATGCTGAAGTTAGACAAGGAGAACGCCATCGACAGGGCAGAACAGGCCGAATCCGACAAGAAGGTGGCGGAGGACAAATGCAAGCAG CTGGAGGATGAGCTGCTCGCTCTGCAGAAGAAGCTAAAGGGAACAGAGGATGAGCTTGACAAGTACTCGGAGGCCCTGAAGGACGCTCAGGAGAAACTGGAACTTTCGGAGAAGAAGGCCGCAGAT GCGGAAGGCGATGTGGCATCTTTGAACCGCAGGAtccagctggtggaggaggagttggaCCGCGCTCAGGAGCGACTGGCCACAGCCCTACAGAAACTGGAGGAGGCTGAGAAGGCTGCAGATGAGAGCGAACG AGGCATGAAGGTGACTGAGAACAGAGCGATGAAAGacgaggagaagatggagatcCAGGAGATGCAACTCAAAGAAGCGAAACACATCGCTGAGGAGGCGGATCGCAAATACGAGGAG GTTGCCCGTAAACTGGTCATCCTCGAGAGTGAgctggagagagcggaggagagggCAGAAATTGCAGAACT CAAGTGTGCCGACCTGGAAGAAGAGCTGAAGAACGTCACCAACAACCTCAAGTCCCTCGAGGCTCAGTCTGATAAG TACTCTGAGAAAGAAGACAAATATGAGGAGGAGATTAAAGTCCTGAGTGACAGACTTAAGGAG GCGGAAACCCGCGCAGAGTTTGCAGAGCGGTCAGTGGCTAAGCTGGAAAAGACCGTAGATGACTTAGAAG ACGAACTGTACACTCAGAAGCTGAAATTCAAGGGTATCAGCGAGGAGCTGGATCTGGCCCTCAATGATATGAACACCTTGTAA
- the LOC130198510 gene encoding ras-related protein Rab-8A-like, with amino-acid sequence MAKTYDYLFKLLLIGDSGVGKTCVLFRFSEDAFNSTFISTIGIDFKIRTIELDGKKIKLQIWDTAGQERFRTITTAYYRGAMGIMLVYDITNEKSFENIKNWIRNIEEHASSDVEKMVLGNKCDIDKRQVSKDRGENLALEYGIKFMETSAKANINVENAFLTLARDIKSKMDIKLEGNTAQGGSHGVKISETQKKTSFFRCSLL; translated from the exons ATGGCGAAGACATACGACTATCTGTTTAAATTACTGTTAATCGGCGACTCTGGTGTCGGGAAGACCTGTGTCCTTTTCCGGTTTTCAGAAGATGCCTTCAACTCAACGTTTATCTCAACGATAG GCATTGATTTCAAGATTCGGACAATCGAGCTTGACGGCAAGAAAATAAAGTTGCAGATATG GGATACGGCCGGTCAGGAGCGCTTCCGAACAATCACAACGGCCTACTACAGAGGAGCAATG GGCATAATGCTTGTCTACGACATCACCAACGAGAAGTCTTTTGAAAATATCaagaattggattaggaacatCGAGGAG CATGCATCATCAGATGTTGAGAAGATGGTCCTTGGCAACAAATGTGACATCGACAAGCGGCAGGTGTCCAAAGACAGGGGAGAGAAT CTCGCATTGGAGTACGGAATAAAGTTCATGGAGACCAGTGCAAAGGCCAATATCAACGTGGAGAAT GCATTTTTAACACTCGCCAGAGACATCAAATCAAAAATGGACATCAAATTG GAGGGCAACACGGCGCAGGGGGGCAGTCACGGAGTCAAGATCTCCGAGACTCAGAAAAAGACCAGCTTCTTCCGCTGCAGCCTTCTCTGA
- the ap1m1 gene encoding AP-1 complex subunit mu-1 isoform X2 gives MSASAVYVLDLKGKVLVCRNYRGDVDMSEIEHFMTLLMDKEEEGTLSPILAHGGVRFMWIKHNNLYLVATSKKNASVSLVFSFLYKIVQVFSEYFKELEEESIRDNFVIIYELMDELMDFGYPQTTDSKILQEYITQEGHKLDTGTPRPPATVTNAVSWRSEGIKYRKNEVFLDVIESVNLLVSANGNVLRSEIVGSIKMRVFLSGMPELRLGLNDKVLFENTGRKSKSVELEDVKFHQCVRLSRFENDRTISFIPPDGEFELMSYRLNTHVKPLIWIESVIEKHSHSRIEYMIKAKSQFKRRSTANNVEIHIPVPTDADSPKFKTTVGSVKWVPENSEIVWAIKSFPGGKEYLMRAHFGLPSVEAEDKEGKPPISVKFEIPYFTTSGIQVRYLKIIEKSGYQALPWVRYITQNGDYQLRTQ, from the exons ATGTCGGCGAGTGCGGTGTACGTCTTGGATTTAAAAGGAAAG GTCCTCGTGTGCCGAAATTACCGAGGAGATGTGGACATGTCAGAGATTGAGCACTTCATGACCCTTCTGAtggacaaagaggaggaggggaccctCTCTCCTATCCTGGCCCATGGGGGAGTTCGTTTCATGTGGATCAAACACAATAACCTCTACT TGGTTGCAACATCCAAGAAAAATGCTAGCGTCTCGCtggtcttctccttcttgtatAAAATTGTCCAG GTTTTTTCAGAGTATTTCAAAGAATTGGAGGAAGAAAGCATCAGAGATAACTTTGTGATCATATACGAGCTGATGGATGAGCTGATGGATTTTGGCTATCCCCAGACTACCGACAGCAAAATTCTGCAGGA ATATATAACCCAGGAGGGGCACAAGCTAGACACTGGCACCCCGCGACCCCCCGCCACAGTCACCAATGCTGTTTcctggaggtcagagggcatCAAGTACAGGAAGAATGAGGTCTTCCTGGACGTCATTGAGTCAGTCAACCTCCTG GTTAGTGCCAACGGTAATGTTCTACGTAGTGAGATCGTTGGCTCCATTAAGATGCGTGTCTTCCTGTCTGGAATGCCCGAGTTACGGCTCGGCCTGAATGACAAGGTCCTGTTTGAAAACACTGGAA GAAAGAGTAAATCTGTAGAGTTGGAAGATGTGAAGTTTCACCAGTGTGTCCGTCTGTCTCGCTTTGAGAACGACCGCACCATCTCCTTCATTCCTCCCGATGGAGAGTTTGAGCTCATGTCCTACCGTCTCAACACCCAC GTGAAGCCTTTGATCTGGATAGAATCTGTCATCGAGAAGCACTCCCACAGTCGGATCGAGTACATGATCAAG GCGAAGAGCCAGTTCAAAAGGCGCTCCACAGCCAACAACGTGGAGATCCACATTCCTGTGCCAACGGATGCTGACTCACCCAAATTCAAGACCACGGTGGGCAGCGTGAAGTGGGTGCCCGAGAACAGCGAGATCGTCTGGGCAATCAAGTCCTTCCCC GGGGGAAAGGAGTATTTGATGCGCGCCCACTTTGGTCTGCCGAGTGTGGAGGCTGAAGACAAGGAGGGGAAGCCACCAATTAGTGTCAAGTTTGAGATCCCATACTTCACCACCTCAggcatccag